The Candidatus Polarisedimenticolaceae bacterium nucleotide sequence CCATGAGCTCGTCCATTACGCCCGGCACCCGTCTCGGTCCCTACGAAATCGTCGACCGCCTCGGGGCCGGCGGCATGGGCGAGGTCTGGCGGGCGAAGGACAGCCGGCTCGGCCGCGACGTCGCGATCAAGGTCCTCCCGCCGCTGGTGGCCGCCGATGCGGAGCGACTCCAGAGGTTCCATCGTGAGGCGCAGGTCCTGGCCTCGCTCAACCACCCGAACGTCGGCGCGATCTACGGCGTGGAGGAGATCGGCGGCTCCCCGGCCCTCGTGCTCGAGCTGATCGAGGGCCCGACCCTCGCCGACCGCATCTCGAAGGGACCGCTCCTCCTCGACGAGGCCGTCGCGATCGCGCGACAGATCGCCGACGCGCTCGAGTACGCGCACGACCGCGGCGTCGTCCACCGCGACCTCAAGCCCGCCAACGTGAAGCTCGACGCCGAGGGGCGCGCGAAGGTCCTCGACTTCGGCCTCGCCAAGGCGGTGGCGGGCGACCCCTCCGGGCGCAGCGATCCGGCGCTGTCGATGTCCCCGACGATCACCTCGCTCGGCACCATGGCCGGCGCGCTCCTCGGCACCGCCGCGTACATGAGCCCCGAGCAGGCCCGCGGCGCCTCCGTCGACCGCCGCGCGGACATCTGGGCCTTCGGCGCATTGTTCTGGGAGATGCTCACCGGCAAGCGCCTGTTCGAGGGGGAGACGGTCTCCGACACCCTCGCCGCGGTCCTTCGCGCACCGGTCGAATACGACTCCATTCCACCGAGCGTACCGCCTTCGCTGCGCAGGCTGATCGCCCGCTGCCTCGACCGCGACCCGAAAAAGCGCCTTCGCGACATCGGCGAGGCGCGGATCCTCCTCGAGAACGTCGGGAAGGAACCCGAGTCGGAGCCGCCGGCCGCGAGCTTCGCCCCGGCCCCGCGCCCGCGATGGTTCGCCCTGCTGCCCTGGACGGTCGCCGCGGCGTCGGTCGCCGCGCTCGTCGGCGTGAAGCTCCTCTCCCGCCCCGCGGAGTCTCCTCAGCTTTCGACGCGGTTCGAGATGACGCGCCCCGCGAAGCTCCAGGGGATGAGCTGGCCGATGCTCGCTCCGGACGGCCGGACGATCGCCTTCCAGGGATTCGGCGCCGACGGCACGGGAGGCATGATCTGGATCCGCCCCCTCGACGCCTTCGAGGCGTACCCGTTGAGCGGAACCGAGGGAGCGGGCCGTCCGTTCTGGTCCCCCGACAGCCGCCACCTCGCTTTCTTCGCGAGCGGCCAGCTCCGCAAGATCCCGGTGGCCGGCGGCCCGACGCAGATGATCTGCGAGTGCACCGGGGCCGACGGCTCGTGGGGCATCGACGGCACGATCCTCTTCGACGGCTCGGCAACCGACGGCATCCGGAGCGTCCCGGCGTCGGGGGGCGTTCCGACCCAGGTCGTTCCCGCGGGGGGAGAAGGGCAGCTGCGTCTCGCGGCCTGGCCCCGCCTTCTTCCCGACGGCCGTCACTTCCTGTTCCTGGGGAGAGAACGCGACGACGTCAGCGCCGAGAACATGATCCTGGTCGGCACCCTGGGGGAGACGGAGCACCGCGCGCTCGTCCCCACGAAGTCGCGGGTGGATTTCGCGAACGGCCGACTCGTCTACATCCTGCAGGACACGCTGGTCTCGCAACGCCTCGACATGGACCGCCTCGAAGTGCGCGGCGATCCCGTGCCGATCGTCTCGGGGATCATGGCCTCGGGGGGGCGCGCCAACTTCTCGCTCTCCGCGCGAGGCGACCTCGTCTACATGGCCGCGGCGGAGCAGGGGCGGGCCGAGCTCGTCTGGGTCGATCGGAGCGGGAAGGAGATCGGCAAGGTCGGCCCTCCCGATCGGTATCTCGAGCTTGCGCTTTCCCCCGACGGAACGCGCGTCGCGTACGGCCTCTCGGACGACAAGGGCGAGCCGGACGTCTGGGTTCGCGATCTGCGGCGGAACGCGGTCGCGCGCATCACGAATCAGTCGGGGACCGACAACTGGCCGGTGTGGTCCGCGGACGGCACGCAGGTCTACTTCGCCTCGAATCGATCGGGGGCGAAGTACCTCGTCTACCGGCGATCCGCGACCGGCACCGGACCGGAGGACGTCATCTTCGAACCCGAGCGCGGCGGCGCCGGCCCGGCCGACGTCTCCACCGACGGACGTCACCTCACGCTCGTGCGGAGCAACACCGGAGCCCAGTTCGACATCGTCACCATTCCCGCGGACGGGAAGGGGGCGCCCGTCAGCGTTGCCGCGGACAAGGCCAACGAGGGGGCGGCGCAGTTCTCCCCCGACGGCCGATTCATCGCCTACTCCTCGGACGAGAGCGGGAGGACCGAGATCTACGTCCAGACCTTCCCGCCGTCGGGGCAGAAGTGGACGGTCTCGAACTCGGGAGGATTCCAGCCGCGCTGGCGGGCCGACGGCAGAGAGCTGTTCTACCTCGGCGCCGACGCCGAAATGACGTCGGTACCGCTGATGCTCGGGTCGAGCTTCGAGGCGGGCCTCCCCGAGACGTTGTTCGGCACACGCGTTCGCACCGGGGGGACGCTGACGGGGTTGTACGACGTCACCGCCGACGGGCAGCGCTTCCTGCTCAACACGCCGACCGGCGAGACCGCG carries:
- a CDS encoding protein kinase, producing MSSSITPGTRLGPYEIVDRLGAGGMGEVWRAKDSRLGRDVAIKVLPPLVAADAERLQRFHREAQVLASLNHPNVGAIYGVEEIGGSPALVLELIEGPTLADRISKGPLLLDEAVAIARQIADALEYAHDRGVVHRDLKPANVKLDAEGRAKVLDFGLAKAVAGDPSGRSDPALSMSPTITSLGTMAGALLGTAAYMSPEQARGASVDRRADIWAFGALFWEMLTGKRLFEGETVSDTLAAVLRAPVEYDSIPPSVPPSLRRLIARCLDRDPKKRLRDIGEARILLENVGKEPESEPPAASFAPAPRPRWFALLPWTVAAASVAALVGVKLLSRPAESPQLSTRFEMTRPAKLQGMSWPMLAPDGRTIAFQGFGADGTGGMIWIRPLDAFEAYPLSGTEGAGRPFWSPDSRHLAFFASGQLRKIPVAGGPTQMICECTGADGSWGIDGTILFDGSATDGIRSVPASGGVPTQVVPAGGEGQLRLAAWPRLLPDGRHFLFLGRERDDVSAENMILVGTLGETEHRALVPTKSRVDFANGRLVYILQDTLVSQRLDMDRLEVRGDPVPIVSGIMASGGRANFSLSARGDLVYMAAAEQGRAELVWVDRSGKEIGKVGPPDRYLELALSPDGTRVAYGLSDDKGEPDVWVRDLRRNAVARITNQSGTDNWPVWSADGTQVYFASNRSGAKYLVYRRSATGTGPEDVIFEPERGGAGPADVSTDGRHLTLVRSNTGAQFDIVTIPADGKGAPVSVAADKANEGAAQFSPDGRFIAYSSDESGRTEIYVQTFPPSGQKWTVSNSGGFQPRWRADGRELFYLGADAEMTSVPLMLGSSFEAGLPETLFGTRVRTGGTLTGLYDVTADGQRFLLNTPTGETAPTPFSVVLNAVQP